The following DNA comes from Strongyloides ratti genome assembly S_ratti_ED321, scaffold srae_chrx_scaffold0000008.
TAagatttaaatttatgtCATTCATCATTATGTAATAGATAATAAGATTTTTACACAACATTTAAGATGTAAagaatttttcatttaaatatttatttattaaatatctatatgtatattgatatcaattattatgcctaaatatatatatttttatatataattaaatatattaattgttgattattaaataattttcatatataatttttttatattatggtttcttttaatattttatgtcatcttttagtttaaaatttaattgaaagCATCTAATACCTTTATCATAATGATAATTCAAAAAACTGCTTTTTagtttttactttttaaaactttaagaAGCCGTATTAAGTATattcaataaattattactctatatttatatattttaacatattaaaGCTTTTCTACAGATAGAACGATAATCATCTATTAAAGTGACTGATGAGTTGCTAAATACAAATACATTTCTATATATCAAAAGTCATATGTAATTATATAAGtaatattcattataataaaatatttttatgccaatgatgatatttttaactgtcatataaaaatgtatctttataccttttacaatttttatataatattatatgcATTTTCCAAAACAATTTCATTGATGCTTTAAGacaatgatttttttttttcatgcATATTTAATGATACATGTTATTcttttcaattattattttcatcatatattatgtatctattttttttttactattattatttttttaactaatatatatttcaattttctataaatttttaaaaatttatttaaaataggaatattttacaaattttatttgattattacaatactataataatcattctttttttttaactatatattttatttggaataatttttttatcgttatttgttttaattttgattacataaaaaaaaaagaaagttatatttaaataaggATATTTTTAGTTTGGTTAACAAAAATGCGCGAGTACAAAATTGTTGTTTTAGGAAGTGGTGGTGTAGGTAAATCTGCTCTTACAGTTCAATTTGTTCAAGGAATATTTGTTGAAAAGTACGATCCAACGATTGAAGATAGTTATAGAAAACAAGTTGAAGTTGATGGACAACAATGTATGCTTGAAATTCTTGATACTGCTGGTACGgtaagtattattattagctaataaaatattattattaatattattataggAACAATTTACAGCTATGCGTGatttatatatgaaaaatggTCAAGGTTTTGTATTAGTGTATTCTATAACTGCTCAATCAACATTCAACGATCTCATGGATCTTCGTGAACAAATTCTTCGTGTTAAAGATACAGAAGATGTACCAATGATTCTTGTAGGAAATAAATGTGATTTAGAGGATGAACGTGTTGTTGGAAAAGATCAGGGTCAAAGTTTAGCACGTTCTTTTAATTGTTCATTTTTAGAAACTTCATCAAAAGCAAAAATTAATGTTCAAGAAGTATTTTATGATCTTATTAGACAAATAAATCGCCGTTATCCAGAATCTGGTAGGCGACAAGGATCATCAAAAGGATGTTGTTGCACTACAAtgtaatatgaaaaattaactattattttttattaacaaaataatatttcaaatattgtATAACTGTCTTGTCAAAATTTTGTATGGGGATTAATGCATGCgtttttaatagtatatgTACCCGCCATAGAGCGTTATTTGTCGCATCATATTTATTTCCGTCAAATCAAATTGTACGATTAATAAGtctaattttttgtttttcatttttattcaattaaGATTAAACAattcttgaaaaaaaagCGGTGTTTGCTTTTAAGcacaattttaattatatttcttttataattataaaaaaatttagcaCCTCTGTGCCTTTCATGTGCGCtcataattaatattattatacatttcaatttttttttttttttttaaactaatcatttttattaaatgtgaatattataacatatttatttgaaaacaTTGTCATTTGTTAAGCGTATCTCTTTTAATTTTCTGCTTTGTTATGAATTattcttaaataaaatattttaatattgtgTAAGTATGTTAGACTAGAAAAtctatataattaaaattatttatcagtAATGTGgagtataaaatatttctaatgttaacaatttaataaaatgaatttttatcattaatagtCTATACttttgaataataatatttattgaatataGTATAAAACAAATCAATCTatctaaatttataattgttaagacaattattaaatatttttactgcTTCTcttacataaataatttataatgttttataagaTTATATACTTTATCAATAATTGTCATTAAAAAGGTGGAGcaaattaattcttttaattagGGTCAAGAATTTAATCATAATGTTTTTTGAggtttttgttaaattattgtattatattttggaagataatatataaaaggtAAACTAtaattagataaattttttgaaaaatataaattaatataatgttttatttgattataaaatGCTATTTTGGTATTTTGTTTGTTTGTGGTCCATTGACAGCAATACTAATAATCTCAAAAAATAGTTGGGGAAATATTCCAAAATTGTTAGTATTATTAATGCACAAATTTCAAGTTAAATTTTCATCTATTATTGATGAATCCATTGATGTAGATggaaaatattcaaaaattattgaaaaagaatttGACGGTATTCTTTTTGATAGTATAAAAAAGCgtttatcaattattaaattgaCATCTTGTGATAACGGGTTAAATGCACTAGTACCATTGTCGAGCGCATTATTTAAAGCAGGTATAGAAGCAATTATTGATGtaagtttaatattaaaataataataaaaaaagtaaaaaaaattaaatattgataCAGGATGATTTAAGTAGAATATGTAATAGAAGTCCTATAAAAAGATGGAATTTAATGGGTTTACCACCAATGacaaatgatttaaaaaaaaatatatttctttgtATTATAGCagttttatcaattattataagatatactattattttacCATGTAGATTATTTCTTTTGGTGTCATCGTTTTTGTTTCTTTTGTTATCAGCTATATTTggatttgtaaaaaatatttcacgTGAAGAAGGAACATATATTTCAGTAACTGCTGGTCGATTATATGCTGCATCTATGGGTTATGTTGGATATTATAAAGATCGCCAAAATCAACCATCTGGTGCTGGGATAGCTGTATCAAATCATTTAACTGCAAATGACGTGCAAATTTTATGGAGTGATGTTAATTATGATGTTAAAAAAGGATATTCATTAACAGGACAAAAACATACAGGTTTAATTGGTTTATTAGAAGCATGTTCCTCATATTTTCTTGATACATTATGGTTAGAAAGATCAGATAAAAATCAAAGAATtgaatttcaaaaaaatgttttagaagcagcaagaaataaaaaatttagaactattcttttatttcctGAAGGTTATTGTACTAATAATACAAAAGTTtgtcaatttaaaaaatcactGTTTGTTGATAATGTATGCATATATCCTATTGCTATTAAACAAGATCCAAggtacattttttttttattattatattttttatttacttatttttttttatctttttagaTTAGGAGATGCTTTTTGGTATGAAGATAATTTTGCATCATACACATTACGTCTACTAACATCATGGGCAATTGTTTATCATGTACGTTATTTACCtgtacaatttaaaaaagcatCTGAAAATGAAATTGAATTTGCTTGTCGTGTACAAAAACAAATTGCTAATGCTGCTTATATAGAGTATGTGAAAGATAAGTCAacagaattattaaaaaaagaaacagcTCGTCAAAAACAacttaaaattacaaaagaaaaatttggACTTTTTATTACAGaagaattagaaaaaataaaaaaatcagaATCATCATATATGTATGACgataaaagtttttcttcTAGGCATGTTGTAAAACAACCACTGATAAAAGATGAATTTTacacaaatattattacagCATCAACTCATTAGTgtatactttaattttttttttttaaaatctttgtagtatttttttaaaaaagttttgtatAATGTCAACTTAAACGtttctttcatttttttttaataaacaattataaatacaATTGATTTTCTAAGTacataaaaaatacattaaataaaaatatgtgttttttttttcacaaacaaccaaaaatatattttgaaaaaagaaataataaaagataaaaaaggCGTAAagacattttattaaaaaagtataactaaaagttgataataattgttgtataaaatttaatatcaagataatttatgattttattttttatcaaaataagtacttttgtttttagtatatataatttaagtCTATCCGGTTAAATTTTCATagaaatacatttttatttaaaaatagattaaatgataagaaaacAAAAAGATTATTAGATCATTGTactaagaaaaaaaatattttcttttaattttctttgataatgttaagatatattatataataaaatgtgatgaaatttattttatagttaacactttattatcaaaagaagattgcattaaaattacttatactaaaaaaaaatattatttttttatcttttaactATAAAAGTTGTAGTTTCTTAACACAGTaatatagtataaaaaattatttcaaataattatttttaagaatgaTTTAAAAGGAAATAGgatgttaattttttaaataaaaataaataacttaaATCTTTTCCTGatgttaaagtttttttttataataaaaaaattatcaataaaagcGTTAATCTGTGAATAAAAGgattccaaaaaaaattttttttacatagtTTCCGCtctaaaaacaaaaaatagaaaaataaaaaaaaatattttaaacaatgcatcatttaatatatatgaaaaaaaatgtgaAATTTTGTTtgtctattttaaaaaaaaaatttaatattcgATAAAGTgattaacatttataaacttttatcttattaactttttttaaagaattatttgttttctagaaaaaaaaaaacatcaatgtagtaaatttaaaaagtaattcattttttttgttatcacTTTTACTTCTACAAAAGAGTCAATgaggaaaatttttattttaaaaatgtataatgaGAACACTTTATCACAAACATTAAgagattaattttttttaaaataatgtttaaaattatattaatttaatagatttatgagaaaaaaaacaaaactaaataatttattgctTGATGTGTCagaaaaaaacatttaagcttagctattattttataattaaaaaaaaaagtaatctattatttttttttacttttataatatatcaattatactttattttatatttctcaataattcatttaaacattttattttatttattttattatatatatatatatttttttattccatTTATGAATGACATTAAGACATTTACAATTATAAACTAACATTAGAAAAGTTAAcagtattaaaataaactttatccttaaaataatttgatgattaacatttttaagaTTGTTTCCGTTTCCTTTAATAAAATGGTCTAATATCCGTTATCAAAATTATGACCATAtgtgtaaaattttatcattaaaaaaaatcataattattattataaagaattaAGTAGTAAAACTTTTATCACTCCAATCAGTGAAATAAGCtaatatttgtaattatttataatccattaaaatcatttgtcaattataattatacttttataaaattgtttatatatatataaataatttaatttacaaataaaataaaaattatatatataactaagtttatatattttctagtatatgttaaatgatatttattgAACTTTGAAGTAAAAGtatttcaatttaaaaaaaaaaaaatttatttcaattcacaatttatagaaaaaaatttttttaagaaaatgaaaagtttacaatatttagctcaaaaacaaatttacTGGATAATCATTTACCATTGTTgtcttaaatttttttctctcataattctttatctaatttttaaatgataaaaatgtttattagttttttaagttaatattttattttaaaaaaaatggctttatttttcttgaattatataagaatgttatgaaaaaaaaaatatttttaccttaaaaaaatgaataataatttattaaacaataaaagttttgacttttctttttgttgtttttttatgaGTACTAACAATATATGTATAAGTTTACAATTTGtcaaataaaagataattatattttttttcgtagattacattaattatttttaattcactttactattaattatttttaagtaaaaaccTTTTTAGTTAGATAAGCTATTAATTTCAGATGTTTGTAAAGAATGTGAAGTCTCCTaagataatatttctattttatcgCATGAATGGATGTGgctattttattacaatgaattaatgaaataaataaatatgttgAAAAACATGTTggtataatctttt
Coding sequences within:
- a CDS encoding Ras-like protein 3, with product MREYKIVVLGSGGVGKSALTVQFVQGIFVEKYDPTIEDSYRKQVEVDGQQCMLEILDTAGTEQFTAMRDLYMKNGQGFVLVYSITAQSTFNDLMDLREQILRVKDTEDVPMILVGNKCDLEDERVVGKDQGQSLARSFNCSFLETSSKAKINVQEVFYDLIRQINRRYPESGRRQGSSKGCCCTTM
- a CDS encoding Phospholipid/glycerol acyltransferase domain-containing protein; the encoded protein is MHKFQVKFSSIIDESIDVDGKYSKIIEKEFDGILFDSIKKRLSIIKLTSCDNGLNALVPLSSALFKAGIEAIIDDDLSRICNRSPIKRWNLMGLPPMTNDLKKNIFLCIIAVLSIIIRYTIILPCRLFLLVSSFLFLLLSAIFGFVKNISREEGTYISVTAGRLYAASMGYVGYYKDRQNQPSGAGIAVSNHLTANDVQILWSDVNYDVKKGYSLTGQKHTGLIGLLEACSSYFLDTLWLERSDKNQRIEFQKNVLEAARNKKFRTILLFPEGYCTNNTKVCQFKKSLFVDNVCIYPIAIKQDPRLGDAFWYEDNFASYTLRLLTSWAIVYHVRYLPVQFKKASENEIEFACRVQKQIANAAYIEYVKDKSTELLKKETARQKQLKITKEKFGLFITEELEKIKKSESSYMYDDKSFSSRHVVKQPLIKDEFYTNIITASTH